From the Acetobacter aceti genome, one window contains:
- a CDS encoding glycosyltransferase family 39 protein, giving the protein MLKSKLTRTFFNRLLFLVFSAFLLLLPGRASIPPFDRDEPRYMQATAQMLETRNFIDVRFQDKPRYLQPAGIYWLEAAAVALTGTLPDRAVWAYRIPSLVAMTAATGLTAWMGAILFTPAAGLISGALLATSVLVEAEGRMATIDSMLLLAVLLAEFSLLLVLEDRSKDRETPIVTSLLFWSALGCGLMLKGPVILIPGLGTPLCLALVEKNGAWLQRLRFRWGWVVMLAIVLPWCVAIGMVSHGEFFQHSVGRNFLGKIGQGQEAHGAPPGFHLLVFILAFWPGSFFAAAALPFLWARRKSWQIQYLLCWMIPHWVVFELIATKLPHYVLPIYPAIALFTGAALCCSGDKWNWPQNKWGRIVLFSYGGLYLAVGMTLSVAGIIISEIVQGSVPAEAWLIAVGSFPLLILSAQAVIKMHMKRAAIYAMSSAVLIYTGLFLGVIPRLQAIWLSPRLTTLVDQHLLCPDTEVVSSSFSEPSFVFLMHGHVKFDNSKNAALMLASNKSCGLALVGRRDEKTFNEALLEKSIQVIEYGRVKGFNYSTGKWLDIGLYGVSSR; this is encoded by the coding sequence ATGTTGAAAAGCAAGCTGACGCGCACATTTTTCAACCGTTTGCTATTTCTTGTCTTTAGCGCTTTTTTACTTTTATTACCGGGGCGGGCAAGTATACCTCCCTTTGATCGGGATGAGCCTCGCTACATGCAGGCGACAGCGCAGATGCTTGAAACCCGCAATTTTATTGATGTAAGATTCCAGGACAAACCGAGATACCTTCAACCAGCAGGTATTTACTGGCTTGAAGCCGCGGCCGTTGCCCTGACTGGCACATTGCCCGATAGGGCGGTCTGGGCTTATCGCATACCTTCCCTCGTTGCGATGACTGCCGCCACCGGTCTGACAGCCTGGATGGGAGCTATACTATTCACTCCGGCGGCAGGGCTGATTTCTGGAGCCTTGCTGGCGACTTCAGTTCTTGTTGAAGCTGAAGGGCGCATGGCGACGATTGACAGCATGTTGTTGCTGGCTGTTCTTCTGGCTGAATTCTCGCTTCTTCTGGTTCTTGAAGATAGAAGCAAGGATCGTGAGACCCCGATTGTAACATCGTTGCTCTTCTGGAGTGCGCTTGGCTGCGGTCTCATGCTGAAAGGGCCTGTTATCCTGATACCCGGCCTCGGAACGCCATTATGCCTAGCTCTGGTCGAAAAAAACGGAGCTTGGTTGCAGCGTTTGCGCTTTCGGTGGGGTTGGGTCGTCATGCTGGCGATTGTCTTGCCCTGGTGCGTTGCTATCGGGATGGTCAGTCACGGTGAATTTTTCCAGCACTCTGTAGGACGAAATTTTTTAGGAAAAATAGGGCAAGGGCAGGAAGCTCATGGAGCGCCGCCTGGTTTCCATCTTCTTGTCTTTATATTGGCTTTTTGGCCAGGATCATTTTTTGCGGCAGCAGCCCTGCCTTTTCTCTGGGCACGCAGAAAAAGTTGGCAGATACAGTATTTACTCTGCTGGATGATCCCTCATTGGGTTGTCTTCGAGTTAATAGCGACCAAGCTTCCGCATTATGTGCTGCCAATATATCCAGCTATAGCGCTTTTTACTGGCGCGGCATTGTGTTGTTCAGGCGATAAATGGAATTGGCCACAAAATAAATGGGGAAGAATAGTTCTCTTCAGTTATGGCGGTCTTTATCTGGCTGTGGGTATGACGCTCTCCGTGGCGGGAATAATCATCAGTGAAATCGTGCAAGGAAGTGTTCCAGCTGAAGCGTGGTTGATAGCTGTCGGCAGTTTTCCTCTTTTAATTCTGTCTGCGCAAGCGGTCATTAAAATGCATATGAAGCGAGCAGCTATCTATGCGATGAGTTCTGCTGTCCTGATTTATACAGGATTATTTTTGGGAGTTATTCCTCGTTTACAGGCTATCTGGTTGTCTCCCAGATTAACAACATTGGTTGATCAGCATCTTCTTTGTCCAGATACAGAAGTAGTGTCGAGCTCTTTTTCTGAACCAAGTTTTGTATTTCTGATGCATGGACATGTGAAATTTGATAACTCCAAAAATGCCGCTTTGATGTTGGCGAGCAATAAATCCTGTGGTCTTGCTTTGGTCGGACGGCGTGATGAGAAAACATTCAATGAAGCGCTGTTGGAAAAATCAATTCAAGTGATCGAGTATGGACGAGTAAAAGGATTTAATTATTCAACTGGAAAGTGGTTGGATATAGGTCTCTATGGAGTTTCCAGCAGATAA
- the recJ gene encoding single-stranded-DNA-specific exonuclease RecJ — protein sequence MILEENALKKIGDNALPEPVLGVTESLLGHRWVWRKGADDAATRRLGSAIAQSCGLPEIVARVMAMRGLRAETVSAFIEPRLRTFLPDPSSLKDMDTAATRLARAVENHETVGILGDYDVDGACSSALLTNYLRQFGCVVHTHIPDRMKEGYGPNEPALLGLVERGASLVVCLDCGTAAAAILACLNQKADVVVIDHHKAELSLPDIHALVNPNQPECTSGLNDLCAAALTFVTLIATTRALRRNGYFSEDRPEPDLLACLDLVALATICDVMPLQDLNRAFVHQGLRVMGQRQRTGLRTLMDVASVVEKPNAFSCGFALGPRINAGGRIAESDLGFRLLAAEDDYSARQMAERLNDVNRKRQDVEAGILDAAMEQASLQFEAGNAALLVTSPDWHAGVVGIVASRIKDEFNRPSFVASEDELGKLKGSGRSVSGFDVGAAVIAAKEHGLLIAAGGHAAACGFTLAQENLSAFQTFLNNRFEAVRSYPKKPFLSVDAIIPPSAATPELAKALGVLAPFGQGNEEPVLAIADVKVDRFFRIGANKRSVRLTLSGDGNRKINAVMFNVKNDAIMNTLENLARPTLNIVGWLRVDTWQGRENTTFFIRDLST from the coding sequence ATGATTCTGGAAGAAAACGCCTTGAAGAAGATCGGGGATAACGCTCTTCCAGAACCTGTTCTTGGGGTGACAGAAAGCCTTCTGGGCCATCGGTGGGTGTGGCGAAAGGGCGCTGATGACGCCGCCACACGCCGACTGGGAAGCGCTATCGCCCAGTCCTGTGGTCTTCCCGAAATTGTGGCCCGCGTCATGGCGATGCGGGGACTGAGAGCGGAAACGGTGTCCGCTTTCATTGAGCCACGGCTGAGAACTTTTCTGCCCGACCCTTCCAGCCTGAAAGACATGGACACCGCCGCCACACGTCTGGCCCGGGCTGTAGAAAACCATGAAACAGTCGGCATCCTCGGTGATTATGATGTCGATGGAGCCTGCTCTTCTGCTCTCCTGACAAACTATCTCCGTCAGTTTGGATGTGTTGTTCATACTCATATTCCTGACCGGATGAAGGAAGGTTACGGCCCTAATGAGCCAGCCCTTCTTGGTCTGGTGGAACGTGGAGCGTCTCTCGTCGTCTGTCTGGATTGTGGCACGGCCGCCGCCGCCATTCTGGCATGCTTGAATCAGAAAGCTGATGTGGTTGTCATCGACCATCACAAGGCAGAACTGTCACTTCCCGACATTCATGCTCTGGTCAATCCCAACCAGCCTGAATGCACGTCCGGCCTGAATGATCTCTGCGCTGCGGCTCTCACCTTTGTCACGCTGATTGCAACGACGAGAGCCTTGCGTCGCAACGGATATTTCTCCGAAGATCGCCCAGAGCCAGATCTGCTTGCCTGTCTGGATCTGGTCGCACTGGCGACGATTTGCGACGTTATGCCCTTACAGGATCTCAATCGCGCCTTTGTGCATCAGGGGTTGCGCGTGATGGGTCAGCGTCAGCGCACCGGACTACGCACTCTGATGGACGTTGCAAGTGTTGTTGAAAAACCCAATGCTTTTTCTTGCGGCTTTGCATTGGGACCGCGGATCAATGCAGGCGGACGGATCGCTGAATCGGATCTCGGTTTCAGGCTGCTGGCTGCCGAAGATGACTATTCCGCTCGTCAGATGGCTGAACGACTCAACGACGTCAACCGCAAGCGGCAGGATGTGGAAGCAGGCATTCTGGATGCTGCAATGGAACAGGCCAGCCTCCAGTTCGAGGCCGGGAATGCGGCGCTTCTGGTGACAAGTCCTGACTGGCATGCCGGTGTCGTCGGAATTGTTGCCAGTCGTATCAAAGATGAATTCAATCGTCCTTCCTTTGTGGCTTCCGAAGACGAACTCGGAAAACTCAAAGGGTCCGGGCGCTCAGTTTCCGGCTTTGACGTGGGAGCCGCCGTCATCGCCGCCAAGGAACACGGCCTGCTCATTGCAGCTGGTGGCCATGCTGCTGCCTGCGGCTTTACACTTGCACAGGAGAACCTTTCCGCATTCCAAACTTTCCTGAATAATCGTTTCGAAGCGGTAAGATCCTATCCCAAAAAACCTTTTCTCTCGGTGGATGCAATCATCCCACCCAGTGCCGCAACGCCAGAACTTGCAAAAGCACTGGGTGTGTTGGCGCCTTTTGGACAGGGCAACGAGGAACCGGTTCTTGCTATCGCAGACGTCAAGGTCGACCGTTTCTTTCGGATCGGCGCGAACAAACGTTCTGTGCGCCTGACATTGTCCGGGGACGGCAATCGCAAAATCAACGCAGTCATGTTTAACGTCAAAAATGACGCCATAATGAATACATTGGAAAATCTTGCCCGGCCTACACTGAATATTGTGGGATGGCTCCGTGTTGATACGTGGCAGGGACGTGAAAATACGACCTTTTTCATCCGGGATTTGTCTACCTGA
- the glpX gene encoding class II fructose-bisphosphatase, whose product MSTETNSQSYVVSDRNLALELVRVTEAAAVASAHWTGRGKKNDADGAAVEAMRKAFDTVAIDGTVVIGEGEMDEAPMLYIGEKVGAGGPAMDIAVDPLEGTNLCAKDMPNAITVVALAERGNFLHAPDVYMDKLIVGAGLPDDVIDLDGAIGENLRNLAKARGRHIGDITLCALERERHEELIAKTREAGARVRLISDGDVAAGIAACLETSSVDIYAGSGGAPEGVLAAAAVRCMGGQMQARLMFEDDTQRERAQKMNPNKQPDRKLGLHDLAAGDVLFSATGVTSGFLLKGVKRMPHRAVTHSLVMRSKSGTLRFIEGFHNYNTKTWSVS is encoded by the coding sequence ATGTCGACCGAAACGAATTCCCAGTCCTACGTCGTCTCGGACCGAAATCTGGCCCTTGAGCTTGTTCGTGTCACGGAAGCCGCCGCTGTGGCGTCCGCGCACTGGACCGGTCGCGGCAAGAAGAACGATGCCGATGGCGCTGCGGTGGAAGCCATGCGCAAGGCGTTCGATACGGTCGCGATTGACGGCACGGTCGTCATCGGTGAAGGCGAGATGGATGAAGCGCCGATGCTGTATATCGGTGAAAAAGTCGGCGCTGGTGGCCCTGCGATGGACATTGCTGTCGATCCGCTGGAAGGCACCAATCTCTGCGCCAAGGATATGCCGAACGCGATTACGGTCGTGGCGCTCGCCGAGCGTGGGAACTTCCTGCATGCGCCTGACGTCTACATGGACAAGCTGATTGTCGGCGCGGGTCTCCCAGACGATGTGATCGACCTTGACGGGGCGATTGGTGAAAATCTTCGCAACCTTGCGAAGGCGCGCGGTCGGCATATCGGTGACATCACGCTGTGCGCGCTCGAGCGTGAGCGTCATGAAGAGCTGATTGCCAAGACCCGTGAAGCGGGCGCCCGCGTTCGCCTGATTTCCGATGGCGATGTGGCGGCAGGTATTGCAGCCTGTCTTGAGACATCGTCAGTTGATATTTACGCTGGCTCCGGCGGCGCGCCTGAGGGTGTCCTTGCCGCCGCTGCTGTCCGTTGCATGGGTGGCCAGATGCAGGCCCGCCTGATGTTTGAAGACGATACGCAGCGTGAGCGCGCCCAGAAGATGAACCCGAACAAGCAGCCCGACCGCAAGCTGGGGCTGCATGATCTTGCTGCAGGAGATGTGCTTTTCTCCGCCACGGGTGTGACCAGCGGGTTCCTGCTGAAGGGCGTGAAGCGTATGCCGCACCGTGCAGTGACACACTCTCTGGTCATGCGTTCGAAGTCTGGCACTCTTCGCTTTATTGAAGGGTTCCACAACTACAACACCAAGACCTGGAGCGTTTCCTGA
- a CDS encoding homoserine dehydrogenase: protein MSPSKGDVASKTPLRLGVAGLGTVGAGLAVLLRDNADIITARAGRPIEITAVAARDRARDRGIDLSALTWHSNAVDLAADPNVDVVVELIGGSEGAARALVEAALKAGKAVVTANKALLAVHGDRLARLSAANTAPLLFEAAVAGGIPAIKTVREGLAADRLLSIGGILNGTCNYILTAMRETGRDFSDVLTEAQELGYAESDPSTDVDGIDAAHKLTILASLAFGQPVEFDSVHVEGIRSIGALDLAFARTLGYRIKLLGLARQSDRGVEARVAPCLVSEATPIAQVDGVFNAVIAEGTFVGRLMVEGRGAGAGPTASAVAADIIDIARGNTVPVWGTDVATLQATQSRPASEWHGAFYLRLSVADRAGVIADITAILRDCGVSLSSMIQHPSAKQAQNVPLVLVTHPTEESAMQAARQRIAALDVVSAEPVLIRIENF, encoded by the coding sequence GTGAGTCCGTCTAAAGGAGACGTCGCTTCCAAAACCCCGTTGCGCCTTGGCGTGGCGGGTCTCGGCACAGTGGGTGCCGGTCTTGCTGTTCTCCTGCGTGACAACGCGGATATCATTACGGCCCGTGCTGGCCGTCCGATCGAAATTACGGCCGTCGCCGCGCGTGACAGGGCACGTGATCGCGGTATCGATCTCAGTGCCCTCACCTGGCACAGCAACGCTGTTGATCTGGCTGCTGACCCGAATGTCGATGTGGTTGTCGAACTGATCGGCGGGTCTGAAGGCGCCGCCCGCGCTCTTGTCGAAGCCGCCCTGAAAGCGGGCAAGGCTGTTGTTACGGCCAACAAGGCGCTGTTGGCCGTACATGGCGACAGACTCGCCCGTCTGAGTGCCGCCAATACTGCGCCGCTGCTGTTTGAGGCCGCTGTGGCTGGCGGCATCCCCGCTATCAAGACCGTCCGTGAAGGTCTGGCTGCCGACCGCCTGCTGTCCATCGGCGGCATCCTGAACGGCACCTGCAACTACATCCTGACGGCGATGCGGGAGACCGGACGTGACTTCAGCGATGTCCTCACCGAGGCGCAGGAGCTGGGCTATGCGGAATCAGACCCTTCCACGGACGTTGATGGCATCGACGCAGCTCACAAACTGACGATCCTCGCCTCCCTCGCCTTCGGTCAGCCCGTCGAATTTGACAGCGTTCATGTCGAAGGCATCCGCAGCATCGGCGCGCTTGATCTGGCTTTTGCCCGCACGCTTGGCTATCGCATCAAACTGCTGGGTCTGGCTCGCCAGTCGGATCGCGGCGTGGAAGCCCGCGTCGCACCCTGCCTCGTGTCGGAAGCAACGCCGATCGCTCAGGTCGATGGCGTGTTCAACGCCGTTATCGCGGAAGGCACCTTTGTCGGTCGTCTGATGGTCGAAGGCCGTGGTGCGGGGGCAGGACCGACTGCCAGCGCGGTTGCTGCCGACATCATCGACATCGCACGCGGTAACACTGTTCCGGTCTGGGGCACGGATGTTGCCACATTGCAGGCCACTCAGAGCCGTCCGGCCTCTGAATGGCATGGAGCATTCTATCTGCGCCTCAGTGTTGCTGACCGCGCTGGCGTTATTGCCGACATCACCGCCATTCTGCGTGATTGTGGCGTTTCTCTCAGCAGCATGATTCAGCACCCTTCGGCGAAGCAGGCTCAGAACGTGCCACTGGTGCTGGTCACGCATCCGACGGAAGAAAGTGCGATGCAGGCCGCCCGCCAGCGCATTGCTGCTCTGGATGTCGTGTCAGCCGAGCCTGTGCTGATCCGCATCGAAAACTTCTGA
- a CDS encoding LL-diaminopimelate aminotransferase, with the protein MTEEFHRIRRLPPYVFAEVNKAKAAARARGEDIIDLGMGNPDSPTPSHIVKKLVETVADPRSHGYSVSRGIPGLRKALAGYYDRRFNVKLDPDTEVIATLGSKEGLANLASAITSPGDTILVPNPSYPIHQFGFIIAGASVRSIPAYPDDEMLRALERAVRHSVPKPTALIVNFPSNPTAYLADLDFYKEIVKFCRREEIFILSDLAYAEIYFGDLVPPSILAVEGAKDIAVEFTSLSKTYSMAGWRMGFAAGNPRLIDALARIKSYLDYGAFTPIQVAAVAALSGPQDCVAEIRQLYKDRRDVLLRGLDAAGWDVPRPEGSMFAWAPIPEKFRDMGSVAFSKLLLQEAGVAVAPGLGFGEHGEGFVRIGLVENTQRLRQATRAIKSFLNAHGINGPAHQGSQQKQSTLEDTAS; encoded by the coding sequence ATGACCGAAGAGTTCCATCGTATCCGTCGCCTTCCTCCCTACGTTTTCGCGGAGGTCAACAAAGCCAAGGCCGCGGCCCGAGCGCGGGGCGAGGATATCATTGACCTCGGCATGGGAAACCCGGACAGCCCGACTCCCTCGCATATCGTGAAGAAGCTTGTGGAGACCGTCGCGGACCCACGCAGTCATGGGTATTCGGTCAGCCGTGGCATTCCCGGCCTGCGCAAGGCTCTGGCCGGTTATTATGACCGCCGTTTCAATGTGAAGCTTGATCCGGACACGGAAGTCATCGCGACGCTGGGCTCCAAGGAAGGTCTCGCCAATCTGGCGTCAGCCATCACGAGCCCGGGCGACACCATTCTGGTTCCGAACCCGTCCTACCCGATCCATCAGTTCGGCTTCATCATTGCGGGCGCGTCCGTGCGTTCGATCCCGGCCTATCCCGATGACGAGATGCTGCGCGCCCTTGAGCGTGCCGTGCGTCATTCGGTACCCAAGCCGACCGCGCTGATCGTGAACTTCCCGTCCAACCCGACGGCGTATCTGGCGGATCTCGATTTCTACAAGGAAATCGTGAAATTCTGTCGCCGTGAAGAAATCTTTATCCTGTCCGATCTTGCCTATGCCGAGATCTATTTCGGTGATCTCGTGCCACCCTCCATTCTGGCGGTCGAGGGCGCCAAGGATATTGCCGTCGAGTTCACCTCGCTGTCCAAGACCTATTCGATGGCGGGCTGGCGGATGGGTTTCGCGGCTGGCAATCCACGCCTGATCGACGCGCTGGCGCGGATCAAGTCCTACCTCGATTACGGCGCTTTCACACCGATTCAGGTCGCCGCTGTCGCCGCTCTCAGCGGTCCGCAGGATTGCGTGGCGGAGATCCGCCAGCTCTACAAGGATCGACGGGATGTGCTGCTGCGTGGGCTCGACGCTGCGGGATGGGATGTCCCCAGACCTGAAGGCTCAATGTTCGCCTGGGCTCCCATTCCGGAGAAATTCCGCGACATGGGCAGCGTAGCGTTCTCCAAGCTGCTGCTGCAGGAGGCTGGCGTCGCCGTCGCTCCGGGTCTCGGCTTCGGTGAACATGGTGAAGGCTTCGTGCGTATCGGGCTGGTGGAAAACACCCAGCGTCTGCGTCAGGCGACCCGCGCCATCAAGAGCTTCCTGAACGCCCACGGAATTAACGGCCCTGCCCATCAGGGCTCGCAACAGAAACAGTCCACACTGGAGGATACCGCGTCGTGA
- a CDS encoding SGNH/GDSL hydrolase family protein, whose protein sequence is MFRNTPFIRRLVCLAVAAMCSGCGTSSLQAASPSFSHVYVFGDSYSDNGAALTISEEAVKAKIPDAAVLPAPTESGLYWQGRWSNGPTAVELLARKIGAGLSDYAVGGARCGSGNYYSWLDEWRDTGLRGQVLGFLSGRPSVDPRALYIVGASANDFFQKVDFAKPVSIPDAASQCATDVMDAITLLKERGARHFLVFGAYALDRVPAVAANHETVMQAREFEDVFDRTMQAELTGTFKGTGVTTAWFSWRQVTEELVHSGPSLKLVDVETPCQSTVPKPRKACSDPDAHLWWDEYHPTRHAHALIATRMVEALEHP, encoded by the coding sequence ATGTTCCGCAACACTCCCTTCATAAGGCGGCTGGTCTGCCTCGCGGTTGCAGCAATGTGTTCCGGCTGCGGGACATCCTCACTCCAGGCAGCTTCTCCTTCATTCAGTCACGTCTATGTTTTTGGCGACAGTTACAGTGACAACGGGGCCGCTCTGACAATCTCCGAAGAAGCCGTTAAAGCTAAAATCCCGGATGCGGCTGTACTGCCCGCACCGACCGAGAGCGGGCTTTACTGGCAGGGAAGATGGAGTAACGGGCCGACAGCCGTGGAACTGCTCGCCCGGAAGATTGGAGCCGGATTGAGCGATTATGCTGTTGGTGGCGCGCGATGCGGCAGCGGCAATTACTATAGCTGGCTGGATGAGTGGCGTGACACCGGCTTGCGCGGGCAGGTGCTGGGTTTTCTGTCAGGACGTCCGTCTGTTGATCCGCGTGCCCTCTATATTGTCGGGGCATCGGCAAATGACTTCTTCCAGAAAGTGGATTTCGCAAAACCTGTCTCGATTCCGGATGCAGCCAGTCAATGCGCAACCGATGTCATGGACGCCATCACGCTTCTGAAAGAGCGGGGAGCCCGGCACTTTCTGGTCTTTGGTGCTTACGCTCTTGATCGGGTGCCTGCTGTGGCGGCTAACCACGAAACCGTCATGCAGGCTCGGGAGTTCGAAGATGTCTTTGACCGTACCATGCAGGCGGAATTGACAGGAACATTCAAAGGGACGGGTGTGACGACTGCGTGGTTTTCCTGGCGGCAGGTTACGGAGGAACTTGTTCATTCGGGGCCGTCTTTAAAACTGGTCGATGTTGAAACGCCCTGTCAGTCTACCGTGCCCAAGCCCCGAAAAGCCTGCTCTGACCCCGACGCTCATCTCTGGTGGGATGAATATCATCCGACGCGTCACGCTCATGCCCTTATTGCCACACGAATGGTTGAAGCTCTGGAACATCCATGA
- a CDS encoding MFS transporter, with protein MSAQNVGEAHASRDSRLNPVFRKITLRLIPYIFVCYLFNYLDRVNVGFAKLSMLDSLHMSETAYGLGAGIFFLGYIACGVPSNLMLAKIGARRWLALIMVVWGWLSTSLMFVETTSGFYILRFLTGAAEAGFFPGMVLYLTQWFPAQRQGRALTLFMAAIPLSGVLGSPLSGIIMNLFSSGSHGFEAWQWLFLLEGLPTVLLGAGMFLFLRDSAAEVAWLDDTEKKLLSDTLEQDRKNRPKQASASFSDVVRTPAIWALGLLYFCIQSSVYAINFWLPTIIRTIGFHDVSVVGWVSAIPYLGACIFMIAAGRSSDRHRERRWHLAVPLLMAAFGLTCSAAFHDNALLSVTGLTIATAGALTGLPLFWPLSNGFLSAEAAAGGVALINSLGQLAGFLSPYFVGWIKDATGRTDMALYGLVVLALLGVMVVLKIPAERVSR; from the coding sequence ATGTCTGCGCAAAATGTCGGTGAGGCGCATGCGTCTCGGGACAGCCGTCTGAACCCTGTATTCAGAAAGATTACCCTGCGGCTCATTCCCTATATTTTCGTCTGCTATCTGTTCAATTATCTCGACCGTGTGAATGTCGGGTTCGCCAAGCTGAGCATGCTGGACAGTCTCCACATGAGCGAGACCGCCTATGGGTTGGGGGCGGGGATTTTCTTTCTGGGCTATATCGCCTGCGGGGTGCCCAGTAATCTCATGCTGGCGAAAATCGGCGCCCGACGCTGGCTGGCGCTGATCATGGTGGTGTGGGGCTGGCTTTCAACCAGCCTGATGTTCGTTGAAACAACCTCGGGCTTTTATATTCTGCGCTTTCTGACTGGTGCCGCGGAAGCGGGTTTCTTTCCGGGCATGGTGCTCTACCTCACACAGTGGTTTCCAGCTCAGCGGCAGGGCAGGGCGCTCACCCTTTTCATGGCGGCTATCCCGCTTTCCGGTGTTCTCGGAAGCCCGCTTTCCGGGATCATCATGAATCTGTTCAGCAGTGGCAGTCATGGTTTTGAGGCGTGGCAGTGGCTGTTCCTGCTTGAAGGCCTGCCAACCGTCCTGCTCGGTGCAGGCATGTTCCTGTTCCTTCGTGATTCTGCCGCCGAAGTTGCATGGCTGGATGATACAGAGAAAAAGCTGTTGTCGGACACACTGGAGCAGGACCGGAAAAATCGTCCCAAACAGGCATCGGCCAGCTTTTCCGATGTCGTGCGCACTCCGGCGATCTGGGCTCTCGGTCTGCTGTATTTCTGTATCCAGAGCAGCGTGTATGCGATCAATTTCTGGCTGCCGACCATTATCAGGACTATCGGTTTTCACGATGTGAGCGTCGTTGGCTGGGTGAGCGCCATTCCTTATCTCGGCGCCTGTATCTTCATGATTGCAGCGGGCCGCTCCTCGGACCGCCACCGGGAGCGCCGCTGGCATCTTGCGGTTCCGCTCCTCATGGCAGCTTTCGGGCTCACCTGCTCCGCTGCGTTTCACGATAACGCGTTGCTCTCGGTTACGGGCTTGACCATCGCCACGGCGGGTGCGCTGACCGGCCTGCCGCTTTTCTGGCCACTGAGTAATGGCTTCCTGAGCGCCGAAGCCGCTGCCGGGGGCGTGGCGCTGATCAATTCGCTCGGGCAGCTGGCGGGGTTTCTGAGCCCGTATTTCGTGGGCTGGATCAAGGATGCAACAGGCAGAACAGATATGGCTCTTTACGGTCTTGTGGTGCTGGCTTTGCTCGGGGTGATGGTCGTTCTCAAAATTCCGGCAGAGCGCGTCAGCCGTTGA